A single genomic interval of Acidobacteriota bacterium harbors:
- a CDS encoding glycosyltransferase family 4 protein encodes MRILVALTYYRPHISGLTLYAERLARALVLRGHRVTVLTSRYDRHLARSEMSEGVRIERVPVWARVGKGVLMPAIGWRATRELLRHDAVLLHLPQLDAAGIALRARALRRPTVLIHHCDLRLPAGFLNRVTEHVVDAANHVAARAAHHVVTYTDDFAASSPLLRRHAPKVVTALPPIADETPVSGSANGHVERRVIGMATRLATEKGVDVLLDALPRVLSRVPDATVLFAGQVDGVWGEEDLRARLLPRIAPLEAAGRWRFLGVLSPDDMTAFYRRLSVLVVPSLNCTESFGLVQIEAMLQGVPVVASDLPGVRQPVRMTGFGRVVPVGDAAALAAAIVEQLESPATPTLSRTELARRFSPDENAQVVERLLRAH; translated from the coding sequence ATGCGCATCCTCGTGGCGCTGACGTACTACCGCCCCCACATCAGCGGTCTGACGCTGTATGCCGAACGTCTCGCCCGTGCGCTCGTGCTCCGCGGACATCGGGTGACCGTGCTCACATCCCGGTACGACCGTCATCTCGCACGCAGCGAAATGTCCGAAGGCGTGCGCATCGAGCGCGTGCCCGTGTGGGCCCGTGTCGGCAAGGGCGTCCTGATGCCTGCGATCGGGTGGCGCGCCACGCGAGAGCTCCTGCGTCACGACGCCGTGCTCCTGCACCTGCCGCAGTTGGACGCCGCGGGCATCGCACTCCGCGCACGCGCCCTTCGGCGGCCGACCGTCCTCATCCATCATTGCGACCTGCGACTGCCGGCGGGCTTCCTGAATCGCGTGACCGAGCATGTCGTCGACGCGGCCAACCACGTGGCCGCACGTGCCGCGCACCACGTGGTGACCTACACCGATGACTTCGCGGCGAGTTCGCCGCTCCTGCGACGGCATGCGCCGAAGGTCGTGACCGCACTGCCACCCATTGCCGACGAGACGCCGGTGTCGGGGTCGGCGAACGGTCACGTCGAGCGACGGGTCATCGGCATGGCGACACGCCTGGCGACCGAGAAGGGCGTGGACGTCCTGCTCGACGCGCTGCCCCGCGTGCTGAGCCGGGTTCCGGACGCGACGGTGCTCTTTGCCGGTCAGGTCGACGGCGTCTGGGGCGAGGAGGACCTGCGCGCCCGCCTGCTGCCGCGCATCGCGCCGCTCGAAGCCGCCGGCCGCTGGCGCTTTCTGGGCGTGCTGTCGCCGGACGACATGACAGCGTTCTACCGCCGCCTGTCCGTGCTGGTCGTGCCGAGCCTCAACTGCACCGAGAGCTTCGGACTCGTGCAGATCGAAGCCATGCTGCAGGGCGTGCCCGTGGTGGCATCAGACCTTCCTGGCGTGCGTCAGCCCGTCCGCATGACGGGATTCGGCCGGGTGGTGCCGGTCGGTGACGCCGCAGCGCTGGCGGCGGCGATTGTCGAGCAGCTCGAGTCTCCCGCGACGCCCACTCTGTCTCGGACGGAGCTGGCGCGCCGGTTCTCACCCGACGAGAACGCGCAGGTCGTCGAGCGGCTGCTGAGGGCGCACTGA
- a CDS encoding glycosyltransferase family 39 protein, producing the protein MTGSSRWFDVHWAVLVLLVVLVAVWLRATGFDWDRRRLLHPDERFLVMTTATLSLPDNLASYLDASRSPLNPRRPDRPFAYGTLPLTVTRVALAHVEHPTHAAIVMVGRGLGVLADMTTLLVLGWLARRLYDTRIAVLAMALYACAVLPIQHSHFFVVEPFLTLCCTLALAATAMLHARWHWGWAAAAGGAASLAIACKVTGVLVLGPLAAVMAASTLPTFTRDGVRAALRAIAPAAIAAGAVGLLVLRIAAPDMFDASWVPRPSARWLADMRTVARQAAGIDDLPPSFQWAHRPRIWYPWWNLVRFGLGPALGLTATCAAIAAFWLSLGDWRTRHFVPALWCALLGVSVGTQFVPAMRYLLPAYPMLCLLAAWALVALWRRAAPRHRWLRLATAGLAALVVVSTAAWALAFTAVYRELHPRLAASRWIFDTIPAGTVLTAEAWDDALPISASIHTHASRYTILTLPVTDEDTPAKVDVLVDALDRAEYVVLSSGRNADMLPRLPARFPVMVRYYDALRDGRLGFDLVREFSVTPRLGRVALDDATAEEAFTVYDHPHVRIYRKHARWSARAARALLSDVDWLGIVRTSAVQASRAPGLLALSEARREALDVEGSWRSGPHARFASPRHGAAAVAAWMLMVLIVAILAWPACSVLLPHAWGRGALVAPALGLLWISWAVWMAGSLWPGHVTYGVLVAAVASTGLVSTALVWPQRDAWLRRLRIERWLLARHAGAFALACLAGIALRAINPDLWHPVLGGEKPMDIALLTALVRADGFPVADPWFAGGVLNYYYGGYLPVAVLCRLVGVEPAVGYTLAVGTWWAMTAGGVAVVAGTLVAHLHPRRRVWPWALLGAALGVVAGNLRQMDLLWRYVRGHAVETTSWFWHASRAIPAPAGEALPITEFPFFTFLFADLHAHLLSMPWLLALLLVAGHAAVHARLTVGVALGGLILGMLASTNAWDAPGAFLLLSTALCIGVWHRSHHASPLPHIVRRCLVLVGGLCAVAVVASWPFWSVYVSPAGGVGVWRGSRSAWWALLAVHGPFLLVLLPAAAIVRRADRWRGTAASAWIVALVVAGVAYVAAAEVVVVRGDVGRMNTVFKTYLLVWLLWSTAVPAAWLVAYTWLAEHHRRRANAFVVVTTMAGVAMLAYPATAMWPRLALRMAPDAPRGVDGTAFMPHATLQTAAGSFDLGDDHAVIRWLLDTAVGTPVVAEAQTDQYQWGGRISAHTGLPTILGWTWHARQQRAALPVSLVARRWRDVRRLYGSRSSDEAWRIARRYDVTYLVVGHLERQTYPAEGLDKFAADPRWQRVFRSGTTDVYERIDARRR; encoded by the coding sequence ATGACCGGCTCCAGCAGATGGTTCGATGTGCACTGGGCGGTTCTGGTGCTCCTCGTGGTGCTGGTGGCCGTGTGGCTGCGCGCGACGGGTTTCGACTGGGATCGTCGTCGCCTGCTGCACCCCGATGAGCGCTTCCTCGTGATGACGACAGCGACGCTGTCGCTTCCCGATAACCTCGCGTCGTATCTCGACGCCTCGCGGTCGCCCCTCAACCCGCGTCGTCCGGACCGCCCCTTTGCGTACGGCACGCTGCCGCTGACGGTCACGCGCGTGGCGCTCGCCCACGTCGAGCACCCGACGCATGCCGCCATCGTGATGGTGGGCCGCGGGCTCGGCGTGCTGGCCGACATGACCACGCTGCTCGTCCTCGGGTGGCTGGCCCGCCGTCTCTACGACACGCGCATCGCCGTACTCGCGATGGCCCTGTATGCGTGCGCCGTTCTGCCGATTCAGCACAGTCACTTCTTCGTCGTCGAGCCGTTCCTGACGCTGTGCTGCACACTGGCGCTGGCGGCCACTGCCATGCTGCATGCCCGATGGCACTGGGGGTGGGCCGCCGCGGCGGGTGGTGCGGCATCACTGGCCATCGCCTGCAAGGTGACGGGGGTGCTCGTGCTGGGTCCCCTCGCTGCCGTGATGGCAGCGTCGACGCTCCCGACCTTCACGCGTGACGGAGTACGTGCCGCGCTGCGAGCGATCGCGCCGGCCGCCATCGCCGCTGGCGCGGTGGGCCTGCTCGTGCTGCGCATCGCGGCCCCCGACATGTTCGATGCGAGCTGGGTCCCGCGACCGTCCGCACGGTGGCTCGCCGACATGCGCACGGTGGCGCGGCAGGCCGCCGGCATCGACGATCTGCCGCCGTCGTTCCAGTGGGCACATCGGCCGCGCATCTGGTACCCGTGGTGGAACCTCGTGCGTTTCGGGCTGGGGCCAGCGCTCGGCCTGACCGCCACGTGCGCCGCCATCGCCGCCTTCTGGCTGTCGCTCGGCGACTGGCGCACGCGACATTTCGTGCCTGCACTCTGGTGCGCCTTGCTCGGCGTCAGCGTGGGAACGCAGTTCGTGCCGGCGATGCGCTATCTCCTGCCGGCCTATCCGATGCTGTGCCTGCTTGCGGCGTGGGCGCTCGTGGCGTTGTGGCGGCGCGCCGCACCCCGACATCGGTGGCTGCGGCTGGCGACCGCAGGCCTCGCGGCGCTGGTCGTCGTCTCCACGGCCGCGTGGGCGCTGGCCTTCACCGCCGTCTATCGCGAACTGCATCCGCGCCTCGCGGCGTCGCGCTGGATCTTCGACACCATCCCGGCCGGAACGGTACTGACCGCCGAAGCCTGGGACGATGCACTGCCCATCTCGGCGAGCATCCACACACACGCGTCGCGCTACACGATTCTTACGCTTCCAGTGACCGACGAGGACACGCCGGCCAAGGTGGACGTCCTCGTCGACGCCCTGGATCGCGCCGAGTACGTGGTGCTCTCGAGCGGGCGCAACGCCGACATGCTCCCTCGCCTGCCGGCGCGGTTTCCGGTGATGGTCCGGTACTACGACGCGCTGCGCGACGGGCGCCTCGGATTCGACCTCGTGCGCGAGTTCTCGGTGACGCCGAGGCTGGGTCGCGTGGCCCTCGACGACGCGACCGCCGAGGAAGCCTTCACCGTCTACGACCATCCGCACGTGCGGATCTACCGGAAACACGCGCGATGGTCCGCACGCGCGGCGCGCGCGCTCCTGTCGGACGTCGACTGGCTCGGCATCGTGCGGACGTCGGCCGTCCAGGCATCGAGGGCACCTGGCCTGCTCGCCCTCTCGGAGGCGCGCCGGGAGGCGCTCGACGTCGAGGGGTCGTGGCGTTCGGGGCCACACGCACGGTTCGCGTCGCCACGGCACGGCGCGGCGGCCGTCGCCGCGTGGATGCTCATGGTGCTGATCGTCGCGATCCTGGCCTGGCCGGCGTGCTCGGTGCTGCTGCCGCACGCGTGGGGGCGGGGCGCGCTCGTGGCGCCGGCACTCGGCTTGCTCTGGATATCGTGGGCGGTGTGGATGGCAGGCAGCCTCTGGCCCGGGCATGTGACCTACGGCGTGCTGGTGGCGGCGGTCGCGAGTACGGGCCTGGTGTCGACCGCTCTCGTATGGCCGCAGCGTGACGCGTGGCTGCGGCGCCTGCGGATCGAGCGATGGCTGCTCGCTCGCCATGCCGGTGCGTTCGCGCTCGCCTGCCTGGCCGGCATTGCGCTCCGCGCCATCAATCCGGACCTTTGGCACCCGGTGCTCGGCGGCGAGAAGCCGATGGACATCGCGCTCCTCACGGCACTGGTACGCGCCGACGGATTTCCGGTCGCCGATCCCTGGTTCGCTGGCGGAGTGCTGAACTACTACTACGGCGGGTACCTGCCCGTCGCGGTCCTGTGTCGGCTCGTGGGTGTCGAGCCGGCCGTCGGCTACACCCTGGCTGTCGGCACATGGTGGGCGATGACGGCGGGCGGCGTGGCGGTCGTCGCCGGAACGCTCGTGGCGCATCTGCATCCACGGCGGCGTGTCTGGCCGTGGGCACTGCTCGGCGCTGCGCTCGGCGTGGTGGCCGGCAACCTTCGCCAGATGGACCTCCTCTGGAGGTACGTACGCGGGCACGCGGTGGAGACCACGTCGTGGTTCTGGCATGCCAGTCGCGCGATTCCCGCGCCTGCGGGCGAGGCACTGCCCATCACGGAGTTCCCGTTCTTCACGTTCCTCTTCGCCGACCTCCATGCGCACCTGTTGTCCATGCCCTGGCTGCTGGCGCTGCTGCTCGTGGCCGGGCATGCCGCCGTCCACGCACGCCTGACGGTCGGCGTCGCACTCGGCGGTCTGATTCTGGGCATGCTGGCGTCCACCAATGCCTGGGACGCACCGGGCGCCTTCCTGCTCCTGTCAACGGCGCTCTGCATCGGCGTCTGGCACCGGTCGCACCACGCGTCCCCGCTGCCGCACATCGTGCGCCGCTGCCTCGTGCTCGTCGGCGGCCTGTGCGCCGTGGCGGTCGTTGCCTCGTGGCCGTTCTGGTCCGTCTACGTCTCGCCCGCTGGCGGCGTGGGCGTGTGGCGCGGCTCGCGATCGGCGTGGTGGGCGCTGCTCGCCGTTCATGGACCGTTCCTGCTCGTGCTGCTTCCCGCGGCCGCCATCGTGCGCCGCGCCGACCGGTGGCGCGGCACCGCCGCCTCGGCGTGGATCGTCGCGCTGGTCGTCGCTGGCGTGGCGTATGTCGCGGCCGCCGAAGTCGTCGTTGTCCGCGGTGACGTCGGACGCATGAACACCGTCTTCAAGACCTACCTGCTGGTCTGGTTGCTCTGGAGCACCGCCGTCCCCGCGGCGTGGCTCGTCGCGTATACGTGGCTCGCCGAGCATCACCGCCGCCGTGCGAACGCCTTCGTGGTCGTGACGACGATGGCAGGCGTGGCCATGCTGGCGTATCCCGCGACGGCGATGTGGCCGCGCCTCGCGCTGCGTATGGCGCCAGACGCACCTCGAGGAGTAGACGGCACGGCGTTCATGCCGCACGCCACACTGCAGACCGCCGCGGGCAGTTTCGATCTCGGCGACGATCACGCCGTCATCCGCTGGCTGCTCGACACGGCCGTGGGCACGCCCGTCGTCGCCGAAGCCCAGACGGATCAGTATCAATGGGGCGGGCGCATCAGCGCGCACACCGGGCTACCCACGATTCTCGGATGGACATGGCACGCACGACAGCAGCGTGCGGCGCTACCGGTGTCCCTCGTTGCGCGCCGCTGGCGCGATGTGCGTCGGCTGTACGGCTCACGCTCGAGTGACGAGGCGTGGCGGATCGCCAGACGATACGATGTGACCTACCTCGTCGTGGGCCACCTCGAACGGCAGACGTATCCTGCCGAGGGCCTCGACAAATTCGCCGCCGATCCTCGGTGGCAGCGCGTGTTCAGGTCAGGCACGACCGATGTCTACGAGCGGATCGATGCCCGACGCAGGTGA